A section of the Vibrio vulnificus CMCP6 genome encodes:
- a CDS encoding L-alanine exporter AlaE: protein MKSRAPFCIRHAAADTFAMVVFCFISGMIIEILISGMTFQQSLASRTLSIPVNIAIAWPYGVFRDWVLRQGARVSTSGLMKNVSDLVAYVLFQSPVYAGILLAVGASTEQIITAVTSNAIISCGMGVLYGYFLDMCRRWFKVPGYYQQA, encoded by the coding sequence ATGAAATCTCGTGCGCCATTTTGTATCCGTCATGCGGCAGCTGATACTTTTGCTATGGTGGTTTTTTGCTTTATCTCAGGGATGATTATCGAGATTCTGATTTCTGGAATGACTTTCCAGCAATCTCTGGCATCAAGAACGTTATCTATTCCGGTTAACATCGCGATCGCGTGGCCTTATGGTGTGTTTCGTGATTGGGTTCTTCGCCAAGGTGCGCGTGTATCGACCAGTGGACTGATGAAAAACGTATCCGATTTAGTGGCGTATGTGCTTTTTCAATCACCAGTCTACGCCGGTATTTTGCTTGCGGTAGGCGCATCGACAGAGCAGATCATCACGGCAGTGACCAGCAATGCGATTATCTCTTGCGGTATGGGCGTTCTGTACGGCTACTTCCTAGATATGTGTCGCCGTTGGTTTAAGGTTCCTGGCTACTATCAGCAAGCATAA
- a CDS encoding WYL domain-containing protein, with translation MSQADIKWDQQVRFRLIEIIALWEGRLTTNHLCDAFHIGRQQASRDINKYISLTNQGQLILDRTIKGYRPADNFKPLFTQGTAHEYLLMLHQQYNQEETFEFFNWGEAQSTILNVPERTISPNIVRGLIAAARANLRVDIDYVSLSTPEVRGRIIAPHSLVYDGIRWHVRAYCEEKHEFRDFVLSRFRNEPDLMDKSSKTREHDDSWNHQVKLTITPNPYLSEQQRVVVADDYAMEDSKLEITTRRALVHYFLRRMGSTQDEKLLRAQPEAHQLTAYFDYT, from the coding sequence ATGAGTCAAGCAGATATCAAATGGGACCAACAAGTACGATTTCGACTAATTGAGATCATTGCTCTTTGGGAGGGTCGACTCACGACAAATCATCTATGTGATGCTTTTCACATAGGAAGACAACAAGCTTCTAGGGATATCAACAAGTACATTAGCTTAACTAACCAAGGTCAATTGATACTCGATAGGACAATTAAAGGCTACAGGCCAGCAGACAACTTTAAGCCTTTGTTTACTCAAGGGACTGCTCATGAGTACTTGCTGATGCTCCATCAACAATATAACCAAGAAGAAACCTTTGAGTTCTTTAACTGGGGGGAAGCTCAATCGACTATATTGAACGTCCCTGAAAGGACTATATCACCGAACATCGTTCGAGGATTAATTGCGGCAGCAAGGGCTAATCTTCGCGTAGACATTGACTATGTGTCACTCTCTACCCCTGAAGTTCGAGGTAGAATTATTGCGCCTCACAGCTTAGTCTATGATGGAATAAGGTGGCATGTAAGAGCATATTGTGAAGAAAAACATGAGTTTCGAGATTTTGTATTAAGTCGCTTTAGAAACGAACCTGACTTAATGGATAAGTCATCAAAGACACGAGAGCACGATGACAGTTGGAACCATCAAGTTAAGTTAACGATTACACCTAATCCTTACTTATCTGAGCAACAGCGAGTGGTTGTTGCAGACGACTACGCTATGGAAGATAGTAAGTTGGAAATAACAACCCGAAGAGCTTTAGTTCATTACTTCCTTCGCCGTATGGGATCGACGCAAGATGAAAAATTACTTAGAGCGCAACCAGAAGCTCATCAATTGACAGCATACTTTGATTACACTTAA
- a CDS encoding DUF1190 domain-containing protein has protein sequence MKRSSNVKKSSFEKIMPAIPYVLFGGFFAYTVYEPETEGYIFKDADYCKRNNPELGAQCDLAYQEALARAEYSAPKYSSSQACRSEFSDDECHYSSVYHSYIPRMNSFFYTSDTSGLKNSSKSFFSEPLYRYKHGYYSGSGVSYGSTLGKAVNINTSSLKSSGGTIGKVMSRGGFGHSVSVSRGG, from the coding sequence ATGAAACGCAGCTCGAATGTCAAAAAATCTTCCTTTGAGAAGATCATGCCAGCGATCCCTTATGTTCTATTCGGCGGCTTCTTTGCCTATACCGTTTACGAACCCGAGACGGAAGGGTACATCTTCAAAGATGCCGACTATTGTAAGCGCAATAACCCAGAGCTTGGTGCACAGTGTGATCTTGCTTATCAAGAAGCTCTCGCCAGAGCGGAGTATAGCGCGCCTAAATACAGCTCGTCGCAAGCTTGTCGTAGTGAGTTTAGTGACGATGAGTGCCATTACAGCTCGGTTTATCATTCGTACATCCCACGCATGAATAGTTTTTTCTACACTTCCGACACCAGTGGTTTAAAGAACAGCAGCAAATCCTTCTTTTCTGAGCCTCTTTATCGCTACAAGCATGGCTACTATTCCGGTTCTGGCGTTTCTTATGGCAGTACGTTAGGCAAAGCGGTGAACATCAATACCAGTTCACTCAAATCAAGCGGAGGAACGATTGGTAAAGTGATGTCACGTGGTGGCTTTGGCCATTCTGTATCGGTTAGTCGAGGCGGATAA
- a CDS encoding DUF350 domain-containing protein: protein MSVLSGLLAGFTNFLLYFSLSIAFVLAFKFIYVRLTPYDEWKLIKEHSNTAAAIALSGAFLGYCIAISGAAKNAISLVDFAVWGVVAMCAQVIAFAIVRFVLVPRITERIERDEIPAGIISATVSISVGVLNAACMSY from the coding sequence ATGTCTGTTTTATCAGGTCTGTTGGCGGGCTTTACCAACTTTTTACTCTATTTTTCACTCTCGATTGCTTTTGTGCTCGCATTCAAGTTCATCTATGTTCGTTTAACGCCGTACGATGAATGGAAGTTAATCAAAGAGCACAGCAATACCGCGGCAGCCATTGCACTCAGCGGCGCTTTTTTAGGCTACTGCATTGCCATTTCAGGTGCAGCAAAAAACGCCATCAGTCTCGTGGATTTCGCTGTTTGGGGTGTCGTTGCAATGTGCGCGCAGGTGATCGCTTTTGCTATCGTTCGCTTTGTTTTAGTGCCTCGAATCACCGAACGCATCGAACGTGATGAGATCCCTGCAGGTATTATTTCTGCGACCGTATCGATTTCCGTTGGCGTGCTGAACGCTGCGTGCATGTCTTACTAG
- a CDS encoding ion channel produces MSVWFLLKKWFQAHVFSLSNRNLFILLVCYVALCWLLLAWAGEQALTENVTTFVYYLMVTASTVGYGDLSPATPLGRWVVILVVIPGGLSLFAALLGRVASSVIDYWRAGVLGKRRVRVNNHILLLGWNGQRTVHLIRMLQHEEVGKRPIVLCSRSDIENPLPGEIGFVKVTSYTDALEMANANVADASCIIVDNQQDDITLSAALYCANINPNAHLLAYFKDDALGQLLSQHCPKAECIPAVGAEMLAKAAVDPGSSALHQELLASTRGMTQYSVEYPKHLAQTNVDALFSFLKKHHQATLIAVDVGQGIELNPHLDRKVPSGAKLFYIADERIHSFEWEAIKEN; encoded by the coding sequence ATGTCGGTTTGGTTTCTACTCAAAAAGTGGTTTCAAGCGCATGTATTTAGCTTGAGTAATCGCAATCTGTTCATTTTGTTGGTGTGCTATGTCGCGCTGTGCTGGCTCTTGCTTGCGTGGGCAGGGGAGCAAGCACTCACTGAAAATGTCACGACATTTGTCTATTACCTGATGGTGACGGCGTCGACCGTGGGCTACGGTGATTTATCTCCGGCAACGCCACTGGGCCGTTGGGTTGTGATTCTTGTGGTGATCCCAGGTGGGTTAAGTCTGTTTGCGGCTTTGTTGGGGCGTGTGGCAAGTTCAGTGATTGATTACTGGCGAGCAGGTGTATTGGGAAAAAGGAGAGTGCGCGTGAATAACCATATTCTTTTGCTAGGTTGGAATGGACAAAGGACCGTCCACCTGATTCGTATGTTGCAACATGAAGAGGTGGGTAAGCGACCCATTGTGCTCTGTTCCCGCTCGGATATTGAAAATCCTCTCCCCGGAGAAATTGGCTTTGTGAAGGTAACCAGCTATACCGACGCGTTGGAAATGGCGAACGCGAATGTGGCGGATGCAAGCTGTATTATTGTTGATAATCAGCAAGACGATATCACGCTTTCGGCTGCGCTTTACTGTGCCAACATTAACCCTAATGCTCATTTGTTAGCGTATTTTAAGGATGATGCACTAGGGCAACTCTTGAGTCAGCACTGCCCTAAAGCGGAGTGCATCCCCGCCGTGGGCGCGGAAATGTTGGCCAAGGCGGCCGTTGACCCAGGGTCAAGCGCGCTTCACCAAGAGTTGCTCGCCTCTACTCGCGGCATGACGCAATACTCTGTTGAGTATCCCAAACATTTAGCGCAAACCAATGTCGACGCGCTATTTTCATTTCTAAAAAAGCATCACCAAGCAACGTTGATTGCGGTGGACGTGGGCCAAGGTATTGAGCTCAATCCGCATCTCGATCGCAAAGTGCCAAGTGGGGCAAAACTGTTTTACATTGCAGATGAACGTATCCATTCATTCGAATGGGAAGCTATAAAGGAAAATTAA
- a CDS encoding UPF0149 family protein, whose product MNLHNIIALPELEGKLLNHAKTQGFVTSMAAAPNILPPNEWLPFLWGGEETAPFLDGEQLESYIDAIVNLWNQARPALIEGTWQWPEECALDEAEIVNEATRDFCEGLLQGWQLARDDWETLMPEHSEENALLGGVLLSLTMLYDPETTIATLSEQGFDGLDQFAEIFNAMPMMLCGLTQRGVMLADEQ is encoded by the coding sequence TTGAATTTACACAACATAATCGCTCTCCCTGAACTTGAAGGCAAACTGCTCAATCACGCAAAAACTCAAGGTTTCGTGACCTCAATGGCCGCTGCGCCAAACATTCTTCCTCCAAACGAATGGCTTCCGTTCCTTTGGGGTGGTGAAGAAACGGCTCCTTTCCTCGATGGTGAACAACTCGAAAGCTATATTGATGCCATCGTGAATCTTTGGAATCAAGCTCGCCCAGCGTTGATTGAGGGCACTTGGCAATGGCCAGAAGAGTGCGCGCTAGACGAAGCAGAGATTGTTAACGAAGCAACGCGCGATTTCTGCGAAGGCCTGTTGCAAGGCTGGCAATTAGCCCGTGATGATTGGGAAACGCTGATGCCGGAACACAGCGAAGAAAACGCCTTGCTCGGCGGTGTGCTGCTGTCTCTGACCATGCTGTACGATCCAGAGACCACCATCGCAACATTAAGCGAGCAAGGTTTTGACGGGTTGGATCAATTTGCTGAGATCTTCAATGCCATGCCAATGATGCTGTGTGGACTGACTCAGCGTGGCGTGATGCTGGCAGACGAACAGTAA
- a CDS encoding glutathionylspermidine synthase family protein, translating into MFRREIEERAHWRALAKRYGFGFHTMYGQPYWDESAYYQFNLQQIEQDLEAPTEEIHQMCLSIVDKVVHNEQLLARFGIPQPMWEQVRLSWMMNEPSLYSRLDFAYAGNGPAKLYENNADTPTSLFETAFWQWLWLEDVVNQGCVSRRADQFNILQDFLIERFRQIARFQPGQTLHFSCCKETEEDRATVQYLEDCAKEAGLQTAFVFIEDIGIDSRSCFVDAENRVIRWMFKLYPWEEMFSDEYSRFLSEAKVNWLEPMWKSVLSNKALLPLLWQEFEGHPNLLPAYFSDDPKASSLKDFVIKPLFSREGANIEIVRNGKTHHKTEGPYGEGRFIVQQYCPLPKFGNSHTLIGSWLVNDKAAGISIREDSSIITQDLARYLPHVIL; encoded by the coding sequence TTGTTTCGTCGTGAGATAGAAGAGCGCGCTCACTGGCGCGCATTGGCAAAGCGGTATGGCTTTGGTTTTCATACCATGTATGGGCAACCTTATTGGGATGAATCGGCTTACTACCAATTTAATCTTCAGCAAATCGAACAAGATCTCGAAGCCCCGACAGAAGAGATCCATCAAATGTGTCTCTCCATCGTAGATAAAGTGGTTCACAATGAGCAACTCTTAGCTCGTTTTGGCATCCCGCAGCCAATGTGGGAGCAAGTGCGCCTTTCGTGGATGATGAATGAGCCTTCACTCTATTCTCGATTGGACTTTGCCTACGCGGGTAACGGGCCTGCAAAGCTCTATGAGAACAACGCTGACACCCCGACATCGCTATTTGAAACCGCGTTTTGGCAATGGTTGTGGCTAGAGGATGTGGTGAATCAAGGCTGTGTGAGTCGCCGCGCGGATCAATTCAATATACTTCAAGATTTTTTGATTGAACGTTTTCGACAAATTGCCCGCTTTCAGCCGGGGCAAACACTGCATTTCAGTTGCTGTAAAGAGACAGAAGAAGATCGAGCCACGGTGCAATACCTTGAAGATTGTGCCAAGGAAGCTGGTTTGCAAACGGCGTTTGTCTTTATTGAAGACATTGGTATCGACAGCCGATCTTGTTTTGTAGACGCTGAAAACCGCGTTATTCGCTGGATGTTTAAACTGTACCCTTGGGAAGAGATGTTTTCTGATGAATACAGCCGTTTTCTTTCTGAGGCAAAAGTGAACTGGCTGGAGCCAATGTGGAAGTCCGTATTGTCAAACAAAGCGTTACTGCCTTTGCTATGGCAAGAGTTCGAGGGGCATCCCAACCTGCTGCCTGCCTATTTTAGCGATGATCCAAAAGCAAGCTCGCTGAAAGATTTCGTCATCAAGCCATTGTTTTCTCGTGAAGGCGCGAATATTGAAATTGTCCGCAATGGTAAAACCCATCACAAGACAGAAGGGCCGTATGGTGAAGGACGTTTCATCGTTCAACAGTATTGCCCGCTTCCGAAATTTGGCAATAGCCACACATTGATCGGCAGTTGGTTGGTGAATGATAAAGCTGCTGGTATTTCCATTCGTGAGGATTCCAGCATCATTACTCAAGATCTTGCTCGTTACTTGCCACATGTGATCTTATGA
- a CDS encoding hybrid sensor histidine kinase/response regulator, protein MRIRSSLRKKSIYALSLYLCFFIATIGSVAYLVVEPPVRSNIERNLDLRTELLASQIKSPFNRAVGVLNSLVGVAQSQQKGTNQPQILGRIIASSDQVIASGGVWPEPQQIDGSLRYVSLFFNKGEDGRIEQIHSYNNPESSGYHTESWYLSVVNLPENSVAWSNVYTDPYTQVQMITASQPYFIDGEFAGVATVDISLETLFDFVKGHTEKYQLGVSISDPGGKLLLEHAFHLTRDRYISEIEVADIGWRVRVINSQLTVSDEVFGQVMRVEAGILPFLLICVLVGYYTLNRYVIKPIISIAKKVDVSKTGGIIDIHYDSEDEIKHLIETINEKTVYLEAEKVKAQASTNAKTAFLATLSHEIRTPMNGVLGTAQILLKTPLNEEQRKHLKTLYDSGDHMMTLLNEILDYSKIEQGHMEFDNNPFPFDSIIGSVNSVYYTLCAEKGLQFKVYTTVPTGRWYCADKARLRQVLFNLLNNAVKFTARGLVEVYFEEHTREQANYLSIKVKDTGIGIPESAQKRIFRPFEQAESSTTRRFGGTGLGLAIVKQIAEQMGGSVAVSSQVGLGTCFTVELALECTSPETESPEPRYKLNYQGLRALIVEDNRTNAIIIETFLRNKGFSCERVENGEQAIACVTQHPFDLILMDNHMPVMDGIEAITAIRAMDSPCRHTLIFGCTADVFKETRERMLGVGADHIIAKPIVEAELDDALFQHAKLLYQFRAEDVQAQVEEQSIESLLVGFYIAIENGELTQAHNAISQIRGQHKDAIEPALAQSLARIEQQLSENKQPDQEEINLLTVLLAD, encoded by the coding sequence ATGAGAATACGCTCGTCACTTCGGAAAAAAAGCATCTATGCACTGAGTCTCTATTTGTGCTTTTTCATCGCCACAATAGGCAGTGTTGCTTATTTGGTGGTGGAACCGCCGGTGCGCAGCAATATCGAGAGAAATCTCGATCTCAGGACAGAGTTGCTTGCCTCACAAATCAAATCTCCGTTTAATCGCGCCGTGGGCGTGCTTAACAGCCTGGTCGGCGTGGCCCAAAGCCAGCAAAAGGGCACGAACCAACCACAAATCCTCGGAAGAATTATTGCCAGTAGCGATCAAGTCATCGCCAGTGGTGGCGTATGGCCGGAGCCGCAGCAAATTGACGGCTCACTGCGCTATGTCAGTCTGTTTTTCAATAAAGGAGAGGATGGTCGCATCGAGCAGATCCACTCTTACAACAATCCTGAATCTAGCGGCTATCACACGGAAAGTTGGTATTTATCGGTCGTCAATTTGCCAGAAAACAGCGTCGCTTGGTCAAACGTATACACCGACCCTTACACGCAAGTTCAGATGATCACTGCCTCTCAGCCTTATTTTATTGATGGTGAGTTTGCAGGTGTGGCAACCGTTGATATCTCACTAGAAACGCTTTTCGATTTCGTTAAAGGTCATACTGAGAAATATCAACTTGGTGTGTCAATTTCTGACCCTGGTGGTAAGTTGTTGCTTGAGCATGCTTTTCATCTCACACGCGATCGCTATATCAGTGAAATTGAAGTGGCCGATATTGGTTGGCGTGTCCGCGTTATCAACTCGCAATTGACCGTGTCTGATGAAGTGTTTGGCCAAGTGATGAGGGTAGAAGCAGGTATTCTTCCTTTCCTTCTGATTTGTGTTTTGGTGGGCTATTACACACTGAATCGATACGTGATTAAGCCCATCATCTCGATTGCGAAGAAAGTGGATGTGTCTAAAACGGGCGGTATTATCGACATTCACTATGACAGTGAAGACGAAATCAAACACCTAATCGAAACCATCAATGAGAAAACCGTCTATTTGGAAGCCGAGAAAGTCAAAGCCCAAGCCTCAACCAACGCTAAAACGGCCTTTTTGGCCACGCTCTCCCATGAAATTCGTACCCCGATGAACGGTGTGCTTGGTACGGCACAGATCTTACTAAAAACGCCATTAAACGAAGAACAACGTAAGCATCTCAAAACCCTCTATGATTCCGGTGATCACATGATGACGTTGCTCAACGAAATTCTCGATTACTCGAAAATAGAGCAGGGGCATATGGAGTTTGATAACAATCCTTTCCCATTTGACTCCATCATTGGCAGTGTTAACAGCGTTTACTACACCTTATGTGCCGAGAAAGGCCTGCAGTTTAAAGTGTACACAACGGTACCAACGGGCCGCTGGTATTGCGCAGACAAAGCACGCCTGCGCCAAGTGTTATTCAATCTGCTCAATAACGCCGTGAAGTTTACCGCAAGAGGCTTGGTGGAAGTGTATTTTGAAGAGCACACAAGGGAGCAAGCCAACTATCTATCAATCAAAGTAAAAGACACCGGCATCGGGATCCCTGAGTCGGCGCAAAAACGCATCTTCCGACCTTTTGAGCAGGCTGAATCGTCAACCACTCGCCGTTTTGGTGGTACAGGGCTTGGCCTCGCCATCGTCAAACAAATTGCTGAACAGATGGGCGGCAGTGTTGCTGTGTCTAGCCAAGTAGGATTAGGAACCTGTTTTACGGTTGAGCTGGCTTTGGAATGCACCTCACCAGAAACGGAGAGCCCTGAGCCAAGATACAAGCTCAACTATCAGGGGTTACGAGCACTGATTGTTGAAGATAACCGGACCAACGCCATCATCATCGAAACCTTCTTAAGGAATAAAGGCTTCAGCTGTGAACGTGTGGAGAATGGAGAGCAGGCGATAGCGTGCGTAACACAGCACCCGTTTGATCTGATACTGATGGACAACCATATGCCCGTTATGGATGGTATTGAAGCGATTACCGCGATTCGTGCCATGGACTCACCTTGTCGACATACCTTGATTTTTGGCTGTACCGCCGACGTGTTTAAAGAAACCCGAGAGCGCATGTTAGGGGTAGGGGCGGATCATATTATCGCCAAGCCAATAGTAGAAGCCGAACTGGATGATGCTTTATTCCAACACGCGAAACTTTTGTACCAGTTTCGAGCAGAAGATGTGCAAGCACAAGTTGAAGAGCAATCGATAGAATCACTTCTCGTCGGTTTCTATATCGCGATAGAAAACGGGGAACTTACTCAAGCGCACAACGCGATCAGCCAAATTCGCGGCCAGCACAAAGACGCGATCGAGCCTGCATTGGCACAATCACTCGCCAGAATTGAACAGCAACTGAGCGAGAATAAACAACCAGATCAAGAAGAAATCAACCTGCTGACCGTGTTGTTGGCGGATTGA